From Apium graveolens cultivar Ventura chromosome 9, ASM990537v1, whole genome shotgun sequence, the proteins below share one genomic window:
- the LOC141686761 gene encoding uncharacterized protein LOC141686761: MSRKIHKYEAWEERTISEVNVQYYLRSRSGNSLLAAEGNENSKGHMIYVVAKAYLEAFGSRATINANTKWTKRRDVVKWLASLVRDDDWPPTKLDLDLVRKHRGDGSSLDEEEKLTQEDLMKGSSKKLSSLVQQKQDSVRLDATNPVPPKEAAASELTTLKFNTDLSSIEANCIKPAEPKPHLPKSFQVGENIQVLCQDSGMRGCWFRCKIVKVSKKSFKVHYNDAHNVEASGKLEEWVPASRLADPDKRNLRHSGRLTVRPCPPKEPFSSFFEVGASVESWWNNGWWESFVVTCVSLSNNDSYHVFLPGERRFLSLHRKDIRVAKDWINNTWVAVKPNPDILLDISSNV, from the exons ATGTCTCGGAAAATACACAAGTACGAGGCCTGGGAGGAGAGAACTATTTCTGAGGTGAATGTCCAATATTACTTGAGGTCTCGTTCAGGGAATTCGCTGCTTGCGGCTGAGGGTAATGAGAACAGCAAAGGACACATGATTTATGTAGTTGCAAAGGCTTATCTTGAGGCTTTTGGATCCAGAGCAACCATCAATGCAAACACAAAATGGACAAAGCGGAGAGATGTAGTGAAGTGGCTTGCATCCTTGGTGAGAGATGATGACTGGCCACCCACTAAATTAG ATCTTGACCTAGTTCGGAAGCACCGAGGTGATGGTTCGAGTCTAGATGAAGAGGAGAAGCTTACCCAGGAAGATTTGATGAAGGGATCTTCTAAGAAGTTGAGTAGCTTAGTGCAGCAGAAACAGGATAGTGTCCGGTTAGATGCAACAAATCCAGTCCCGCCAAAAGAAGCAGCCGCAAGTGAATTAACAACCCTGAAGTTCAATACTGACCTATCAAGTATCGAGGCAAACTGTATAAAACCTGCAGAACCAAAACCCCATCTGCCGAAATCATTCCAAGTTGGTGAAAATATACAAGTACTCTGTCAGGACAGTGGCATGCGTGGCTGCTGGTTTAGGTGCAAAATCGTGAAAGTTTCAAAAAAAAGTTTTAAAGTCCATTACAATGACGCTCATAATGTAGAAGCATCCGGCAAGCTAGAG GAATGGGTTCCTGCGTCTAGACTTGCAGATCCTGATAAGCGGAACTTAAGACACTCAGGCAGACTAACTGTCCGCCCATGCCCTCCTAAAGAACCTTTCAGTAGTTTTTTTGAGGTTGGAGCATCAGTTGAATCATGGTGGAACAATGGTTGGTGGGAAAGTTTTGTTGTTACTTGTGTCTCCCTCAGTAACAACGATAGTTACCATGTATTCTTACCAG GTGAGCGTAGGTTCCTGAGTCTTCACCGCAAGGACATAAGGGTTGCTAAAGACTGGATTAATAATACATGGGTTGCTGTTAAGCCAAATCCTGATATTCTCTTAGACATATCTTCGAATGTGTAA